In one window of Halomarina pelagica DNA:
- the serS gene encoding serine--tRNA ligase: MLSRQFVRDHPDVVRETLEKRGMEDEVDLDAILAIDEEWRSLKARGDDLRHERNEVSQRIGDLKREGDEEAAQEAIDRSQELKAELEEVEARSDELEADLEAALLELPQVLHESVPPGESEADNVELRREGFDDLRDLPDPVVPHYELGERLRIIDEARGAKVSGSGFYFLTGDGARLEHALIQFMLDLHREQGYVDVFPPIPINSKSMTGTGQLPKFAEDAYRLEGEDLWLCPTAEVPVTNMYADEILLREDLPLKHQAYTPNFRREAGEHGTETRGIVRVHQFNKVELVNFVEPEESYDRFDGLLDEAEETLRRLGLPYRVLEICAGDIGDKQSKQVDLEVWAPGDDMADGPEEGGRWLEVSSVSNFEDYQARRAGLRYRPERHESAAYLHTLNASGLALPRVMVAVLEYYQNDDGTVTVPEALRPYIGGRAVIEGHEPVGESALGANGE; encoded by the coding sequence ATGTTGAGCAGGCAGTTCGTCCGGGACCACCCGGACGTCGTCCGCGAGACCCTCGAGAAGCGAGGGATGGAAGACGAGGTGGACCTCGACGCGATCCTCGCGATCGACGAGGAGTGGCGCTCGCTGAAGGCGCGCGGCGACGACCTCCGCCACGAGCGCAACGAGGTCAGCCAGCGCATCGGCGACCTCAAGCGCGAGGGTGACGAGGAGGCGGCGCAAGAGGCCATCGACCGCTCGCAGGAGCTCAAGGCGGAACTGGAGGAGGTGGAGGCGCGCTCCGACGAACTCGAGGCCGACCTGGAGGCCGCCCTCCTCGAACTGCCACAGGTACTCCACGAGAGCGTGCCGCCGGGGGAGAGCGAGGCGGACAACGTCGAACTCCGTCGAGAGGGGTTCGACGACCTGCGCGACCTCCCCGACCCCGTCGTGCCGCACTACGAACTCGGCGAGCGCCTCCGGATCATCGACGAGGCGCGCGGCGCGAAGGTGAGCGGGAGCGGCTTCTACTTCCTGACGGGCGACGGCGCGCGCCTCGAGCACGCGCTGATCCAGTTCATGCTCGACCTCCACCGCGAGCAGGGCTACGTCGACGTCTTCCCGCCGATCCCGATCAACTCGAAGTCGATGACGGGTACGGGGCAACTGCCGAAGTTCGCGGAGGACGCCTACCGGCTCGAGGGCGAGGACCTCTGGCTCTGCCCGACGGCGGAGGTGCCCGTCACGAACATGTACGCGGACGAGATCCTCCTGCGCGAGGACCTCCCGCTCAAGCACCAGGCGTACACGCCGAACTTCCGCCGCGAGGCGGGCGAGCACGGTACCGAGACCAGGGGGATCGTCCGCGTCCACCAGTTCAACAAGGTCGAACTCGTCAACTTCGTCGAACCGGAGGAGAGCTACGACCGCTTCGACGGCCTCCTCGACGAGGCCGAGGAGACCCTCAGACGGCTCGGCCTCCCCTACCGCGTCCTCGAGATCTGCGCGGGCGACATCGGCGACAAGCAGTCGAAGCAGGTCGACCTGGAGGTGTGGGCACCCGGCGACGACATGGCCGACGGTCCGGAGGAGGGCGGCCGCTGGCTCGAGGTGTCGTCGGTCTCGAACTTCGAGGACTACCAGGCCCGACGCGCCGGCCTGCGCTACCGCCCCGAGCGCCACGAGTCGGCGGCGTACCTCCACACCCTCAACGCCTCGGGGCTCGCCCTCCCGCGGGTGATGGTCGCCGTCCTCGAGTACTACCAGAACGACGACGGCACGGTCACGGTGCCCGAGGCGCTGCGCCCGTACATAGGCGGCCGGGCGGTCATCGAGGGCCACGAGCCGGTCGGCGAGAGCGCGCTCGGCGCGAACGGCGAGTAG
- a CDS encoding SDR family NAD(P)-dependent oxidoreductase, translating into MTALPDLFDLTGKTAFVTGAGSGIGRAYAEGLAEAGASVACVDVDGNAATETADSLPTDAVAVPADVTSEEDVAAAVEQTANELGGLDAVFPNAGVGGAIAPLAEHDLDDWRRVVEVNLTGVFLTARAAAQHFVESEEGGTITSTASIYGLVGSFNGASPAYTAAKGGVVNLTRDMAVSLAPHGVRVNAIAPGFVETALFANADVSEEEMAAFTEEIERRTLLGRLARSAELKGIAVFLASDAASYVTGQTYPVDGGWLSV; encoded by the coding sequence ATGACGGCACTCCCCGACCTGTTCGATCTGACGGGCAAGACGGCGTTCGTGACCGGTGCGGGCAGCGGCATCGGCCGCGCGTACGCGGAGGGACTCGCGGAGGCGGGCGCGTCGGTCGCGTGCGTCGACGTCGACGGGAACGCGGCGACCGAGACCGCCGACTCACTCCCGACCGACGCCGTCGCCGTCCCGGCGGACGTCACGAGCGAGGAGGACGTCGCCGCCGCCGTCGAGCAGACGGCGAACGAACTCGGCGGTCTCGACGCGGTCTTCCCCAACGCGGGGGTCGGCGGCGCGATCGCGCCCCTCGCGGAGCACGACCTCGACGACTGGCGGCGGGTCGTCGAGGTGAACCTCACGGGCGTGTTCCTCACGGCGCGCGCGGCGGCCCAGCATTTCGTCGAATCGGAAGAGGGCGGCACCATCACGAGCACGGCCTCGATCTACGGGCTGGTCGGGAGCTTCAACGGCGCGTCGCCGGCGTACACCGCGGCCAAGGGCGGCGTGGTCAACCTCACGCGCGACATGGCCGTCTCGCTCGCACCTCACGGCGTCCGCGTGAACGCCATCGCCCCCGGCTTCGTCGAGACGGCGCTGTTCGCCAACGCCGACGTCTCGGAGGAGGAGATGGCCGCGTTCACGGAGGAGATCGAGCGTCGGACCCTCCTCGGGCGGCTCGCCCGGTCGGCGGAGCTGAAGGGGATCGCGGTGTTCCTCGCCTCGGACGCCGCGAGCTACGTCACCGGGCAGACGTACCCCGTCGACGGCGGCTGGCTCTCGGTCTGA
- a CDS encoding cation:proton antiporter domain-containing protein yields the protein MGTSAARREDTVSSELIPLVAVIITVGVVAQILGDRFRIPSIIFLILAGILLGPEGIGFISRGAFGDALPAIVGLSVAIIVFEGAFHLRVEKLREAPRETIRLVTVGAVIALVGTALVVRYALAAPWDVSFLIGALLVATGPTVITPILEVVPARDRVEAALETEGIVNDVTAAIVAVVVFEAVVLEDVTRTALLEDFVVRLGVGVLVGIAVAGLLWVGLRYVDLSPGNAPQNARLLVLSGALVAFGVADAVRSEAGIAAVATAGIILGNLDVPYEEDIAAFKGDITLLVLSFVFIALAALLRFDDIAQLGLGGIAVVAAVALVIRPALVFLSTIGGRFTTNERVFMSLVGPRGIIPASVATLFAVQLQAEGQAGVATLIAGTVFLVILATVLFEGGLSRYIAEYLDIIPMRVLIIGGGTVGRALADRLEDRGENVIVIEQDEEMVERARNAGHTVHIGDGTDTDVLQAAGAGNAKTLVAATGDDDVNLLVAQLANSRFEIETVIARVNNPNNVEAFEDLGVKTISPTMATAQALDDLIERPALANWISGIGDTGDVQEIEVTADELVGRTVREVGPELPGGCLIALVSRDGDAQVPDADFELEYGDRITLLGGHDAVREAMTFCHPDER from the coding sequence ATGGGAACATCAGCCGCTCGTAGAGAGGACACCGTGTCGAGCGAGCTAATCCCACTTGTAGCGGTCATCATCACCGTCGGCGTGGTCGCCCAGATACTCGGCGATCGGTTCCGAATACCCAGCATCATCTTCCTCATCCTCGCCGGTATCCTCCTCGGGCCCGAGGGGATCGGGTTCATCTCCCGGGGGGCGTTCGGCGACGCGCTCCCGGCCATCGTCGGCCTCTCGGTCGCGATCATCGTCTTCGAGGGGGCGTTCCACCTCCGCGTCGAGAAGCTTCGCGAGGCCCCGCGGGAGACGATACGGCTCGTGACCGTCGGTGCCGTGATCGCCCTGGTCGGGACGGCGCTCGTCGTCCGCTACGCGCTCGCGGCACCCTGGGACGTCTCCTTTCTCATCGGGGCGCTGCTGGTCGCGACGGGACCGACGGTCATCACGCCGATCCTGGAGGTGGTGCCCGCGCGCGACCGGGTCGAGGCGGCGCTCGAGACGGAAGGGATCGTCAACGACGTGACGGCGGCCATCGTCGCCGTCGTCGTCTTCGAGGCGGTCGTCCTGGAGGACGTCACGCGAACGGCGCTGCTCGAGGACTTCGTCGTCCGCCTCGGGGTGGGCGTGCTCGTCGGCATCGCCGTGGCCGGGTTGCTCTGGGTCGGCCTCCGGTACGTCGACCTCTCGCCGGGGAACGCCCCGCAGAACGCCCGACTGCTCGTGCTCTCGGGGGCGCTGGTCGCCTTCGGCGTGGCCGACGCCGTCCGCAGCGAGGCGGGCATCGCGGCGGTCGCGACCGCCGGCATCATCCTCGGGAACCTCGACGTCCCCTACGAGGAGGACATCGCCGCGTTCAAGGGCGACATCACCCTCCTGGTCCTGTCGTTCGTGTTCATCGCGCTCGCGGCGCTGCTGCGGTTCGACGACATCGCCCAGCTCGGGCTGGGCGGGATCGCCGTCGTCGCGGCGGTCGCGCTCGTCATCCGACCGGCGCTCGTGTTCCTGTCGACGATCGGCGGCCGCTTCACCACGAACGAACGGGTGTTCATGAGCCTCGTCGGGCCGCGGGGCATCATCCCGGCGTCGGTCGCCACGCTGTTCGCGGTGCAGTTGCAGGCGGAGGGGCAGGCCGGCGTGGCGACGCTCATCGCCGGCACGGTCTTTCTCGTCATCCTCGCGACGGTCCTCTTCGAGGGGGGACTCTCGCGGTACATCGCGGAATACCTCGACATCATACCCATGCGCGTACTCATCATCGGCGGCGGGACCGTGGGCCGTGCGCTCGCGGACCGCCTCGAAGACAGGGGAGAGAACGTCATCGTCATCGAACAGGACGAGGAGATGGTCGAACGCGCCCGAAACGCGGGCCACACCGTCCACATCGGCGACGGCACCGACACCGACGTCCTGCAGGCCGCGGGTGCCGGAAACGCGAAGACGCTCGTGGCCGCGACCGGCGACGACGACGTGAACCTCCTCGTGGCACAGCTCGCCAACTCCCGCTTCGAGATCGAGACGGTCATCGCCCGGGTGAACAACCCGAACAACGTCGAGGCGTTCGAGGACCTCGGGGTGAAGACGATCTCCCCGACCATGGCGACGGCGCAGGCGCTCGACGACCTCATCGAGCGGCCCGCGCTCGCCAACTGGATCTCCGGCATCGGCGACACGGGTGACGTCCAGGAGATCGAGGTGACCGCGGACGAACTCGTCGGCCGGACCGTCCGCGAGGTCGGCCCCGAACTCCCCGGCGGCTGTCTCATCGCACTGGTCAGCCGCGACGGCGACGCCCAGGTGCCGGACGCCGACTTCGAACTCGAGTACGGCGACCGGATCACGCTCCTCGGCGGACACGACGCCGTCCGCGAGGCGATGACGTTCTGCCACCCGGACGAGCGCTGA
- a CDS encoding SHOCT domain-containing protein has product MNETTDRLVRLALVALAVLLLAPLVVMLLAMLLGGWPTTGGWMMGPGGGWGGPGGWMMGTGGGGAWWWLGGLLWLLGLIAVVALASGVLRGAGGEGEDSALVELRRAYARGDLTDEEYERRRERLGGA; this is encoded by the coding sequence ATGAACGAGACGACAGACAGGCTCGTCCGCCTCGCGCTCGTCGCGCTCGCGGTGCTCCTGCTCGCGCCGCTGGTCGTGATGCTGCTCGCGATGCTGCTCGGCGGCTGGCCGACGACGGGTGGATGGATGATGGGTCCCGGCGGTGGCTGGGGCGGCCCCGGCGGGTGGATGATGGGCACCGGCGGTGGCGGTGCGTGGTGGTGGCTCGGCGGCCTCCTCTGGCTGCTCGGCCTGATCGCCGTCGTCGCCCTGGCGTCCGGCGTGCTCCGCGGCGCGGGCGGGGAGGGCGAGGATTCGGCGCTCGTCGAACTCCGGCGCGCGTACGCGCGCGGCGACCTCACCGACGAGGAGTACGAGCGCCGCCGGGAACGCCTCGGCGGCGCGTAG
- a CDS encoding MBL fold metallo-hydrolase, whose amino-acid sequence MAIGDLHEVGAAGCEDCYYVDVGMYDTPEYGAVYLVDAERPAVVDTGMGTRYGDVLAALERVGIAPEDLAVVAPTHVHLDHAGGAGYLARECPNATVYVHEIGAPHLIDPERLVEGTKRAVGDQWEFYAEPVPVPEERVATLADGDAIDLGDRELRVHHAPGHAPHQAVFELPDASAVFTADAAGIYVPAIDAVEPTTPPPNFDLERSLADVATIESLDPDTLLYAHYGPAPADDRLAAYADLLAEWAAEVEAVRADLGDDAAVVEHFADATAARMGDVWGERKARAEGKLNARGVLRYLNVRDR is encoded by the coding sequence ATGGCGATCGGCGACCTGCACGAAGTCGGAGCGGCGGGGTGCGAGGACTGCTATTACGTCGACGTGGGAATGTACGACACGCCGGAGTACGGCGCGGTCTACCTCGTCGACGCGGAGCGCCCCGCGGTCGTCGACACCGGCATGGGGACGCGCTACGGGGACGTCCTCGCCGCGTTGGAGCGCGTCGGTATCGCGCCCGAGGACCTCGCGGTCGTCGCGCCGACGCACGTCCACCTCGACCACGCGGGCGGCGCGGGCTACCTCGCCCGCGAGTGCCCGAACGCGACGGTCTACGTCCACGAGATCGGCGCGCCGCACCTGATCGACCCGGAACGACTCGTCGAGGGGACGAAGCGTGCCGTCGGCGACCAGTGGGAGTTCTACGCCGAACCGGTGCCCGTCCCCGAGGAGCGCGTCGCGACGCTCGCCGACGGCGACGCGATCGACCTCGGCGACCGCGAACTGCGCGTCCACCACGCGCCGGGACACGCCCCCCATCAGGCGGTGTTCGAACTCCCCGACGCGAGCGCCGTCTTCACGGCCGACGCCGCCGGTATCTACGTCCCGGCGATCGACGCGGTCGAGCCGACCACCCCGCCGCCGAACTTCGACCTGGAGCGGAGCCTCGCCGACGTGGCGACGATCGAATCGCTCGACCCCGATACGCTGCTCTACGCCCACTACGGTCCCGCCCCGGCCGACGACCGCCTCGCGGCGTACGCCGACCTGCTGGCCGAGTGGGCGGCGGAGGTCGAGGCGGTCCGCGCGGACCTCGGCGACGACGCGGCCGTCGTCGAGCACTTCGCCGACGCGACCGCGGCGCGCATGGGCGACGTCTGGGGCGAGCGCAAGGCCCGGGCGGAGGGGAAGCTGAACGCGCGCGGCGTCCTCCGGTACCTCAACGTTCGCGACCGGTGA